In Rheinheimera sp. MM224, one DNA window encodes the following:
- the pgm gene encoding phosphoglucomutase (alpha-D-glucose-1,6-bisphosphate-dependent), with protein MSLHPLAGQTAPAAMLPNIAQLMAAYYSLKPDVAIASQQVSFGTSGHRGGALLKSFNEQHILAIVQAVAEYRKQQGFSGPLFLGKDTHGLSEAAFVSTLQVLIANGVTTHIQQDGGFTPTPVISHAILGYNKGRTTDLADGLIITPSHNPPEDGGIKYNPPHGGPADTDATDWIQKRANALLAVQLDGVKQIGYEEALASPLCVSIDYVQPYVDDLANVIDMAAIAKAGVKIGVDPLGGSGIAFWPVIAKTYGLNITVVNERVDPAFSFMPLDKDGKIRMDCSSAYAMANLIQLKDQFDVAIGNDPDFDRHGIVTRSGGLMNPNHYLAVAINYLLSNRPLWSTSLAIGKTLVSSALIDRVTEGRGRKVYEVPVGFKWFVDGLYKGTVAFGGEESAGASFLRFDGTVWSTDKDGFILGLLAAEMLAKTGVDPYQQYQALTKEFGSPLYRRLDAAASAEQKAALKNLDVSSVKQTELAGDEILAVLTKAPGNGASIGGVKVVTKNGWFAARPSGTENSYKIYLESFVDQTHLMQLESDAKAFVDAVFKAI; from the coding sequence ATGTCTTTACATCCGCTGGCTGGGCAAACTGCACCAGCTGCCATGTTACCTAATATAGCGCAGCTGATGGCCGCCTATTATAGCCTGAAGCCTGATGTGGCCATCGCCAGTCAGCAAGTCAGTTTTGGTACTTCAGGCCACAGGGGAGGAGCTTTACTTAAATCCTTTAACGAACAGCATATTCTGGCCATAGTGCAGGCTGTTGCGGAGTATCGCAAACAACAGGGTTTTAGCGGACCATTGTTCCTGGGCAAAGACACTCATGGCTTATCAGAAGCTGCGTTTGTCAGCACATTACAGGTGCTGATTGCCAATGGCGTAACCACCCATATTCAGCAAGATGGCGGTTTTACACCCACTCCTGTTATTTCCCATGCAATTTTGGGCTATAACAAAGGCCGTACCACTGATTTAGCCGATGGCTTAATCATTACACCTTCTCATAATCCGCCGGAAGATGGTGGCATTAAATACAATCCGCCTCATGGTGGTCCTGCCGACACAGACGCGACAGATTGGATCCAAAAACGCGCCAATGCCTTACTGGCTGTGCAGTTAGATGGCGTGAAGCAGATAGGCTACGAAGAGGCGTTGGCGTCCCCTTTGTGTGTCAGCATCGATTATGTACAGCCTTATGTCGATGATTTGGCGAACGTCATTGATATGGCAGCCATAGCCAAAGCGGGCGTGAAAATCGGTGTTGACCCTTTAGGTGGTTCAGGTATTGCGTTTTGGCCTGTGATTGCCAAAACCTATGGTCTGAATATCACTGTGGTCAATGAACGTGTCGATCCAGCTTTTAGCTTTATGCCGTTGGATAAAGACGGAAAAATTCGTATGGATTGCTCCTCTGCTTATGCGATGGCGAACTTGATTCAACTCAAAGATCAGTTTGATGTGGCCATAGGCAATGACCCGGATTTTGATCGTCATGGCATAGTGACCCGAAGTGGCGGCCTGATGAATCCAAACCATTATCTGGCTGTGGCTATTAACTATTTATTGAGCAACAGACCTTTATGGTCAACCAGCTTAGCTATTGGCAAAACACTGGTATCTTCGGCCTTGATTGACAGAGTGACTGAAGGCCGTGGTCGTAAAGTGTATGAAGTCCCTGTTGGCTTTAAATGGTTTGTCGATGGTCTGTACAAAGGTACTGTGGCTTTTGGTGGTGAAGAAAGTGCTGGGGCAAGTTTCCTGCGTTTTGATGGCACTGTTTGGTCGACCGATAAAGACGGTTTTATTCTGGGATTACTAGCGGCAGAAATGCTGGCGAAAACCGGAGTCGATCCTTATCAGCAGTATCAGGCGTTGACCAAAGAATTTGGTTCACCTTTGTATCGTCGTCTCGATGCAGCGGCTTCAGCAGAGCAAAAAGCTGCGCTGAAAAATTTGGATGTCAGCAGTGTAAAACAGACTGAACTGGCTGGCGATGAAATACTTGCAGTGCTTACAAAAGCACCAGGTAATGGTGCCAGTATTGGTGGTGTAAAGGTAGTCACCAAAAATGGCTGGTTCGCTGCGCGGCCATCTGGTACAGAAAACAGCTACAAAATTTATTTAGAGAGTTTTGTTGATCAAACGCATTTAATGCAGCTTGAATCGGACGCCAAAGCC
- the seqA gene encoding replication initiation negative regulator SeqA — MKTIEIDDDLYQFIASQTQQIGESASDILRRLLIVSLTEAQAPAVPAAKNVSKTPVQESLKPVAQAAAKPAAQPVVEKTVTSAAPADKSGSVFDFISPQDLSAEQSVVGRFLFILSALSRAHRGDFAQVLEIKGRNRLYFGQSESSLLEAGSSTNPKPIPNTDFWVITNSNTTRKKMMLTEVATKLGYSSAEVERIRDLL, encoded by the coding sequence ATGAAAACCATCGAAATAGATGACGATCTTTATCAATTTATCGCCAGTCAGACTCAACAGATTGGTGAAAGCGCCTCTGATATTCTGCGCCGTTTACTGATTGTCAGTCTGACAGAAGCGCAAGCTCCTGCGGTACCAGCTGCAAAAAACGTCAGTAAAACTCCAGTGCAAGAGTCGCTTAAACCTGTAGCACAAGCCGCAGCAAAACCAGCAGCACAGCCTGTAGTTGAAAAAACGGTCACCTCTGCTGCTCCTGCAGATAAATCGGGTTCCGTTTTTGATTTTATCAGCCCGCAAGATTTGTCTGCTGAACAAAGCGTGGTAGGGCGCTTCTTATTCATTTTATCGGCTTTATCCCGCGCACATCGTGGAGATTTTGCTCAGGTACTGGAAATTAAAGGTCGTAACAGATTATATTTTGGTCAGTCCGAGTCGTCTTTATTAGAAGCGGGCAGCAGTACCAATCCAAAACCCATTCCAAATACTGATTTTTGGGTGATTACCAACTCGAATACAACGCGCAAGAAAATGATGCTGACTGAAGTCGCCACCAAACTTGGCTACAGTTCGGCAGAGGTTGAACGGATCCGCGATTTGTTATAA
- a CDS encoding alpha/beta fold hydrolase, whose product MILHTEITGQGQAIVLIHGLFGSYENLGVIARALAGQWQVVNLDMRNHGRSDWHDSMSYALMAEDVKDTLDHLGLEQVILLGHSMGGKIAMEFALRYPERVNKLILADISPVQNRPRHLEILSALDGIDLNNLQSRQQADQQLALSITETGVRQFLLKSLHKEDDHFRWRFNIKALIANYQQLLEAPPSKGPYTGPTLFIKGAESDYLLPEHQSLIQQLFPPSKAKVIMGTGHWLHAEKPVAFTKIVTDFLLS is encoded by the coding sequence ATGATATTACATACCGAGATCACAGGCCAAGGTCAAGCTATTGTATTGATCCACGGCCTTTTTGGTAGTTACGAGAACCTTGGCGTGATTGCCCGTGCTTTAGCCGGACAATGGCAAGTGGTCAATCTGGACATGCGTAATCATGGCCGTTCAGACTGGCACGATAGCATGTCCTATGCGTTGATGGCAGAGGATGTCAAAGATACGCTGGATCACCTGGGCTTAGAGCAGGTGATCCTATTGGGCCATTCTATGGGTGGAAAAATAGCCATGGAGTTTGCGCTTCGTTATCCAGAGCGCGTTAACAAGCTCATTCTGGCGGATATATCGCCGGTGCAAAACAGACCGCGCCACCTTGAAATATTATCAGCACTGGATGGCATCGATCTGAATAACTTACAAAGCAGACAGCAGGCTGATCAGCAGCTGGCTTTGTCTATCACTGAAACCGGGGTACGGCAGTTTCTGCTTAAGAGCCTGCATAAAGAAGATGATCACTTCCGCTGGCGCTTTAATATCAAAGCTTTGATCGCCAATTATCAGCAGTTATTAGAGGCACCACCAAGCAAAGGCCCTTACACAGGCCCGACGCTTTTTATTAAAGGCGCAGAATCTGATTATCTGTTGCCAGAACATCAAAGCCTGATCCAGCAATTGTTCCCGCCCAGCAAAGCTAAAGTCATTATGGGCACAGGTCATTGGTTACACGCCGAGAAACCCGTGGCTTTCACTAAAATTGTCACTGACTTTTTATTGAGTTAA
- a CDS encoding DUF2788 domain-containing protein: MNIEQFETLGLFLGVGALYLFIVMAIWDVLKKSNAPRFGKIFVWLVLFLSPAAFLAKVIFEFFVE, encoded by the coding sequence ATGAATATTGAGCAGTTTGAGACCCTGGGTCTTTTTCTGGGTGTTGGTGCCCTGTATCTGTTTATTGTGATGGCCATTTGGGATGTGCTTAAAAAAAGTAACGCTCCTCGTTTTGGCAAAATTTTTGTGTGGTTAGTGCTGTTTTTATCTCCTGCAGCTTTTTTAGCTAAAGTGATTTTTGAGTTTTTTGTCGAATAA
- the ybfE gene encoding LexA regulated protein: protein MAKIATDRTTIDLFAHEKRPGRPRTNPLPREEQLKLNKRNQIKRDRSKGLKRIECKVSEQLYEQLSLSAQQQNMTRSAYIEWVLEQALTR from the coding sequence ATGGCTAAAATAGCCACAGATCGCACAACAATAGATTTGTTTGCGCATGAAAAACGCCCCGGCCGGCCAAGGACCAATCCTTTACCACGGGAAGAGCAGCTCAAGCTGAACAAGCGCAATCAAATCAAACGCGATCGAAGTAAAGGTTTAAAGCGTATAGAGTGCAAAGTGTCAGAGCAGTTGTACGAACAACTGAGTTTGTCTGCACAGCAGCAAAATATGACACGTAGCGCCTATATAGAATGGGTTTTAGAACAAGCGTTGACCAGGTAG
- the fldA gene encoding flavodoxin FldA, with amino-acid sequence MATVGIFFGSDTGNTEHIAKMIQKELGKHLFDVMDIAKSTKEQIAGYDLLLLGIPTWYYGEAQCDWDDFFPELEHIDFNNKLVAIFGCGDQEDYAEYFLDAMGTLRDIIEPKGAIIVGHWPTKGYNFVASKALADNDHFVGLGIDEDRQPELTEQRVKQWCKQIYDELSLKELENL; translated from the coding sequence ATGGCAACTGTAGGTATATTTTTTGGTAGCGATACAGGTAACACTGAACATATCGCCAAGATGATTCAAAAAGAGCTGGGCAAACATTTGTTTGATGTGATGGACATTGCCAAAAGCACAAAAGAACAAATTGCTGGTTATGATTTGTTGCTGTTAGGTATTCCAACCTGGTATTACGGTGAAGCCCAATGTGATTGGGATGACTTCTTTCCAGAGCTTGAACATATCGACTTTAACAACAAGTTAGTAGCGATTTTTGGCTGTGGTGATCAGGAAGATTATGCCGAATATTTCCTTGATGCTATGGGCACCCTGCGCGACATTATCGAGCCTAAAGGCGCCATTATAGTTGGACACTGGCCAACCAAAGGCTACAACTTTGTCGCCTCCAAAGCACTGGCAGACAACGATCATTTTGTCGGTTTAGGCATAGACGAAGACCGTCAGCCAGAACTGACAGAGCAACGTGTAAAGCAGTGGTGCAAACAGATTTATGATGAACTGAGCTTAAAAGAGCTGGAAAATCTGTAA
- a CDS encoding DUF4442 domain-containing protein, which produces MRWAFNPAVMRHLLNLWPPFFFTGIKVVELSQDYRYCKVELKNRPWTRNINSSQFGGSMFAMTDPIYPLMLMGALGKEYMVWDKQADINYITPGRGKLTAEFVLTDNELEHIKQQTEAGEKYFPDFVVHVKDNKGELVCEVKRKVYIRKKPKYRDTSQ; this is translated from the coding sequence ATGCGTTGGGCGTTTAATCCGGCCGTGATGCGGCATTTATTAAATTTGTGGCCACCATTTTTTTTCACAGGCATTAAGGTGGTGGAGTTATCGCAAGACTACAGGTATTGCAAGGTAGAGCTGAAAAACCGGCCCTGGACCCGCAATATCAATAGCAGCCAGTTTGGTGGCTCTATGTTTGCGATGACCGATCCTATTTATCCATTGATGTTGATGGGGGCTTTGGGCAAAGAGTATATGGTGTGGGATAAACAGGCTGATATTAACTACATCACACCGGGTCGTGGCAAATTAACAGCTGAGTTTGTGCTGACAGATAATGAGCTTGAGCATATCAAACAACAGACCGAAGCAGGGGAGAAGTATTTCCCTGATTTTGTAGTGCATGTGAAAGACAACAAAGGCGAGTTGGTGTGCGAGGTCAAACGTAAGGTGTATATCCGTAAAAAGCCTAAATACCGCGATACATCTCAATAA
- the fur gene encoding ferric iron uptake transcriptional regulator, protein MSDHNTELRKAGLKVTLPRVKILDILQDPNHQHISAEDVYKILLELGEDIGLATVYRVLNQFDDAGIVTRHHFEGGKSVFELSRMDHHDHLVCLNCGKVIEFEDDDIERKQLEISEKNGIKLTHHSLYLYGECVDKKSCEETRNSK, encoded by the coding sequence ATGTCAGATCATAATACCGAATTGCGTAAAGCAGGCCTCAAGGTCACCCTGCCACGAGTGAAGATCCTCGATATTTTGCAAGATCCTAATCATCAACACATCAGCGCTGAAGATGTGTATAAGATTTTGCTGGAATTAGGTGAAGATATTGGTCTGGCGACTGTATACCGTGTGTTAAACCAGTTTGATGATGCTGGCATTGTCACCCGTCACCATTTTGAAGGTGGTAAGTCGGTATTCGAATTAAGCCGTATGGATCACCACGATCACCTGGTGTGCTTAAACTGCGGTAAAGTCATTGAGTTTGAAGACGATGATATCGAACGTAAGCAGCTGGAAATTTCTGAGAAAAACGGCATCAAATTAACTCACCACAGCTTGTATCTGTATGGTGAGTGTGTGGATAAAAAGTCCTGCGAAGAAACCCGTAACAGCAAATAA
- a CDS encoding ADP-ribosylglycohydrolase family protein, with amino-acid sequence MSDPVLKSKALGLMYGLLAGEVLGSAVEGLEQNERDERLSFDLNEILLQNPWQTLSGQPTDSGELAVLLCRLLAHYGEYQEDGAWQAYEYWLRTEPFSVPDELKRALLSEQDEESNATTALARVGAVALMVPYQSLPQLAAWAMADTALTHPNMLCQQVSGLYVMALGHVLENDCSADELYQLIKDWASQLKVDKRIIRVIDQALFMPPTDAETSDTPVLVCFQNAIWQLLYAQDYLDGMLDTLRRGGDTANNAAVAGALLGACYGVAEVPELLRNAITHCRPLKGQFGVHQPRPECCWANEVEYLTEQILTGTKKPA; translated from the coding sequence ATGAGCGATCCGGTGCTCAAATCCAAAGCCCTGGGTTTGATGTATGGCTTATTGGCCGGAGAAGTTTTAGGTTCCGCCGTTGAAGGTCTCGAGCAAAACGAACGCGATGAGCGGCTAAGCTTTGACCTGAATGAAATTTTACTGCAAAACCCTTGGCAGACTTTGTCTGGTCAGCCGACCGACAGCGGTGAGTTAGCCGTGTTGTTATGTCGCCTGTTAGCTCATTATGGTGAGTATCAGGAAGATGGCGCCTGGCAGGCTTATGAATATTGGCTCAGAACCGAACCCTTTTCTGTACCTGATGAATTAAAGCGTGCTTTGCTGAGTGAACAGGACGAGGAATCCAATGCAACTACAGCTTTGGCTCGCGTAGGCGCTGTGGCTTTGATGGTGCCTTATCAGTCTTTACCTCAGCTAGCGGCTTGGGCTATGGCTGATACCGCATTAACCCATCCTAATATGTTGTGCCAACAAGTCAGTGGTTTGTATGTGATGGCACTTGGTCATGTACTGGAAAACGACTGTAGTGCCGATGAGTTGTATCAATTGATCAAAGACTGGGCGTCACAGCTTAAAGTGGATAAACGTATTATCCGCGTGATTGACCAGGCGTTATTTATGCCTCCCACTGATGCTGAAACTTCAGATACTCCGGTGCTGGTGTGTTTTCAAAACGCTATCTGGCAGCTGTTGTACGCCCAGGATTATCTGGATGGCATGCTGGATACCCTTAGACGAGGTGGGGATACGGCTAACAATGCTGCTGTGGCTGGAGCTTTATTAGGAGCTTGTTATGGTGTGGCTGAGGTCCCTGAATTACTGCGAAATGCTATTACTCACTGCAGACCTCTCAAAGGCCAGTTTGGTGTACATCAGCCACGTCCTGAGTGCTGCTGGGCCAATGAAGTGGAGTATTTAACAGAGCAGATTTTAACAGGCACAAAAAAACCGGCATAG
- the ppsA gene encoding phosphoenolpyruvate synthase, with translation MQEFVVWYQDLGMHDVPRVGGKNASLGEMISNLANAGVQVPGGFATTAYAFNQFLEQSGLNERIYQLLDGLNVDDVNALAKAGAQIRQWVIDTPFQAEFEQAIQTSYQQLQQGCAEDVSFAVRSSATAEDMPDASFAGQQETFLNVRGYAHVIEAIKHVFASLFNDRAISYRVHQGYDHRGVALSAGVQRMVRSDLSASGVMFSIDTESGFEDVVFVTSSYGLGEMVVQGAVNPDEFYVHKPTVMAGRPAVVRRNLGSKLLQMVYSKDVNHGKQVLIEDVPAANRQKFSLTDAEVQELAKQAIIIEKHYGRAMDIEWAKDGQDGKLYIVQARPETVRSREDSNEMERFQLQGTAPIVVEGRAIGHKIGSGKAKVLASIADMDQIQPGDVLVTDMTDPDWEPIMKRASAIVTNRGGRTCHAAIIARELGIPAVVGCGDATKKIKNGQDVTVSCAEGDTGFVYDGILGFDVMTSRVDKMPALKMKIMMNVGNPERAFSFAKLPHAGIGLARLEFIINRMIGVHPKALLNFDAQTDELKATISEMMAGYSSPVEFYTMKLVEGISTLAAAFSPERVIVRMSDFKSNEYANLVGGRQYEPHEENPMIGFRGASRYISEDFRDCFAMECEALKRVRNEMGFTNVEVMIPFVRTLEEAKAVIELLEAHGLKRGDNGLKVIMMCELPSNCLLAEEFLEYFDGFSIGSNDLTQLTLGLDRDSGLIAHLFDERNPAIKKLLSMAIQTAKAKGKYVGICGQGPSDHEDFAAWLMDQGIDSVSLNPDTVLETWLYLAEKYGQ, from the coding sequence GTGCAAGAATTCGTTGTTTGGTACCAGGATCTGGGCATGCACGACGTTCCTCGCGTTGGCGGAAAAAATGCTTCATTAGGTGAAATGATCAGTAACCTGGCAAATGCAGGGGTACAAGTTCCGGGTGGTTTTGCCACCACAGCTTATGCCTTTAATCAATTTCTTGAACAGAGTGGTCTTAACGAGCGTATTTATCAACTGCTGGATGGATTAAACGTTGATGATGTAAATGCCCTTGCAAAAGCTGGTGCGCAAATTCGCCAATGGGTGATCGACACACCATTCCAGGCCGAATTTGAGCAAGCCATTCAAACTTCCTATCAACAGCTGCAACAAGGTTGTGCTGAAGATGTCTCCTTTGCAGTGCGTTCATCAGCCACAGCTGAAGATATGCCGGATGCTTCTTTTGCAGGTCAGCAAGAGACTTTCTTAAACGTACGTGGTTATGCTCACGTGATTGAAGCCATTAAACACGTATTTGCGTCATTATTTAACGACCGCGCTATTTCGTATCGTGTGCATCAGGGCTACGACCACCGTGGGGTGGCCTTATCTGCTGGTGTACAGCGTATGGTGCGTTCAGACTTATCTGCCTCAGGTGTGATGTTCAGTATCGACACTGAATCAGGTTTTGAAGATGTGGTTTTTGTCACCTCGTCCTACGGTTTAGGCGAAATGGTGGTACAAGGCGCGGTAAACCCTGACGAATTTTATGTGCATAAGCCGACAGTGATGGCTGGTCGTCCTGCAGTGGTGCGCCGTAATTTAGGCAGCAAGCTGTTACAGATGGTGTATTCCAAAGACGTAAACCATGGCAAACAGGTATTGATTGAAGATGTGCCTGCGGCAAATCGTCAGAAGTTTTCACTGACAGACGCTGAAGTGCAGGAACTGGCGAAACAAGCCATTATTATCGAAAAACACTACGGCCGCGCTATGGATATCGAATGGGCTAAAGATGGTCAGGACGGTAAGCTGTATATAGTTCAGGCCCGCCCAGAAACTGTGCGTAGCCGCGAAGACAGCAACGAAATGGAGCGCTTCCAGCTGCAAGGCACAGCACCTATAGTTGTTGAAGGTCGCGCCATTGGTCATAAAATTGGTTCAGGCAAAGCCAAAGTCCTCGCCAGCATCGCTGATATGGATCAGATCCAGCCAGGTGATGTGTTAGTCACCGACATGACAGACCCGGACTGGGAACCTATCATGAAACGCGCTTCAGCTATTGTCACCAACCGTGGTGGCCGTACTTGTCACGCCGCTATTATTGCGCGTGAACTGGGTATCCCAGCTGTAGTGGGTTGTGGTGATGCGACTAAAAAAATCAAAAATGGTCAGGATGTCACAGTGTCCTGTGCTGAAGGCGACACAGGTTTTGTCTACGACGGTATTTTAGGTTTTGACGTGATGACCTCACGTGTAGACAAAATGCCAGCGCTGAAGATGAAAATCATGATGAACGTTGGTAATCCTGAACGCGCGTTTTCCTTTGCGAAGCTGCCTCATGCTGGTATTGGCTTAGCCCGTCTGGAATTTATTATCAACCGTATGATTGGTGTGCATCCAAAAGCATTGCTGAACTTTGATGCTCAAACAGATGAACTCAAAGCCACGATCAGTGAGATGATGGCAGGGTACAGCTCTCCGGTCGAGTTTTACACTATGAAGCTGGTTGAAGGTATTTCTACCCTGGCTGCAGCCTTCTCGCCAGAGCGGGTGATAGTGCGGATGTCCGACTTTAAGTCGAACGAATACGCCAATCTGGTGGGTGGTCGTCAGTACGAGCCACACGAAGAAAACCCTATGATTGGTTTCCGTGGTGCATCGCGTTACATTTCTGAAGATTTCCGCGACTGTTTTGCGATGGAATGTGAAGCCTTAAAACGGGTTCGTAACGAAATGGGTTTTACCAATGTTGAAGTGATGATCCCATTCGTCCGCACACTGGAAGAAGCCAAAGCTGTGATTGAACTGCTGGAAGCTCATGGCCTGAAACGTGGTGATAATGGCTTAAAAGTTATTATGATGTGTGAATTGCCGTCCAACTGCTTGCTGGCTGAAGAGTTCCTTGAGTATTTTGATGGTTTCTCTATCGGCTCAAATGACTTAACTCAGTTGACTTTAGGTTTGGATCGCGACAGTGGTTTAATAGCGCATCTGTTTGATGAACGTAACCCGGCCATTAAAAAGCTGTTGTCTATGGCCATTCAAACCGCGAAAGCTAAAGGCAAATACGTGGGTATTTGTGGTCAGGGCCCTTCAGATCATGAAGACTTTGCGGCATGGCTGATGGATCAAGGCATCGATTCTGTGTCATTAAACCCTGATACAGTATTGGAAACCTGGTTATATCTGGCAGAAAAATACGGTCAGTAA
- a CDS encoding pyruvate, water dikinase regulatory protein, with product MVRTAFYISDGTGITSEVFGHALLSLFPAEFDHVTIPFVETKEIALQAKQRINDRYKTTGIRPLIFQTFVDEELRQIINSSDGVCYDFLNAFIEPMQKELGIAAMPKTHRTHSIHEKTYDFRIDAVNYALANDDGVNLKEYAKADIILVGVSRSGKTPTSLYLALQYGIKAANYPFVQEDMDMLRLPDELKKQKAKLFGLTITPERLSKIREQRRPGSKYASLRQCKLELDEVEALYQKEKIPFLNSTHLSIEEISAKILSQTGLKRQKY from the coding sequence ATCGTGAGAACAGCCTTTTATATATCTGATGGTACAGGCATTACCTCTGAAGTGTTCGGGCACGCTCTATTGTCACTGTTTCCGGCAGAATTCGACCATGTAACTATCCCATTTGTTGAAACTAAAGAGATCGCCTTACAAGCCAAACAACGAATAAACGATCGTTATAAAACAACCGGAATTCGCCCTTTGATTTTTCAGACCTTTGTCGACGAAGAATTACGCCAGATCATTAACAGCAGCGATGGCGTCTGTTACGATTTTTTAAATGCCTTTATTGAGCCAATGCAAAAGGAATTAGGCATAGCTGCTATGCCAAAAACTCATCGCACTCACAGCATTCATGAAAAAACCTATGATTTCCGTATTGACGCGGTGAACTATGCGCTGGCCAATGACGATGGGGTGAATTTAAAGGAATATGCCAAAGCTGACATTATTCTGGTGGGCGTCAGTCGCTCAGGTAAAACCCCGACCAGTTTATATCTGGCCTTACAGTATGGTATCAAAGCAGCAAACTACCCTTTTGTGCAGGAAGACATGGATATGTTGCGATTGCCGGATGAGCTGAAAAAGCAAAAAGCCAAGCTGTTTGGCCTGACCATTACACCAGAGCGTTTAAGTAAAATTCGTGAGCAGCGCCGCCCTGGCAGTAAATATGCGTCACTGCGGCAATGCAAACTGGAATTAGATGAAGTAGAAGCCTTGTATCAAAAGGAAAAAATTCCGTTTTTAAACTCAACTCATTTATCCATCGAAGAGATATCGGCGAAAATTTTGTCGCAAACCGGATTAAAACGACAGAAGTACTAA
- a CDS encoding 2-dehydropantoate 2-reductase has product MRSANKKPVAELLSDHSGKSSASLRVAIVGAGAIGCYLGTMLAQSSEFEVIFIGRERMALESAAYGLTAQDLEGACHRLTSPAVYTEFEALRTAQLVLVTVKALDLQTLLPQLTQYLSADCLVVAMQNGVAIAPLYQQFLSQPVLRAIVPFNVVKISPGFYARTTGAQMIWQQSDDPRIGAVLEQLQHQGIKSKQLENVKAAEFGKLMLNLNNAINALSDLPLQQQLLQRPYRLLLAAAMKELLDLCRRLNIETYSYTSIPNSYIPLLLQTPNWLFKRLAKKMLAVSPDARSSMWDDIQAGKATEIAFLNGAVVTLAEQLKLDAPVNRLLVQLVKRKEQGEPIRLCPLHVKQLLQEASGSQRP; this is encoded by the coding sequence GTGCGGTCCGCAAATAAAAAACCAGTCGCTGAACTCTTGTCTGATCATTCAGGCAAAAGTTCAGCGTCTTTACGTGTCGCCATAGTAGGAGCCGGCGCTATAGGTTGTTACCTCGGCACCATGCTTGCTCAATCCTCTGAATTTGAAGTGATCTTTATCGGGCGCGAACGAATGGCGCTTGAATCCGCAGCTTATGGCTTAACGGCACAGGATTTAGAGGGCGCCTGCCATCGGTTGACATCACCTGCCGTTTACACAGAATTTGAAGCCCTTCGCACCGCACAGCTGGTGCTGGTGACGGTAAAAGCTTTGGATCTGCAGACCTTGCTCCCTCAGCTGACACAGTATCTGTCTGCTGACTGTCTGGTGGTGGCGATGCAAAATGGTGTCGCTATAGCACCTTTATATCAACAGTTTTTGTCTCAGCCCGTGCTCAGAGCCATAGTGCCTTTTAATGTGGTGAAAATAAGCCCGGGGTTTTATGCCCGCACCACAGGTGCACAAATGATCTGGCAGCAGAGTGATGATCCACGAATTGGGGCTGTGCTGGAACAGCTGCAACACCAGGGTATCAAGTCAAAACAACTGGAGAATGTTAAAGCGGCTGAATTTGGTAAATTGATGCTGAATCTCAATAATGCCATTAACGCACTCTCTGACTTGCCGTTACAGCAGCAGTTGCTGCAGCGTCCTTACCGATTATTGCTCGCCGCTGCGATGAAGGAGCTGCTGGATTTATGTCGGCGCCTGAATATAGAGACCTATTCTTATACCTCTATTCCCAACAGCTACATCCCACTTTTACTGCAAACTCCCAACTGGTTATTCAAACGACTGGCAAAAAAAATGCTGGCGGTATCACCCGATGCGCGTTCGTCGATGTGGGATGACATTCAGGCCGGTAAAGCGACTGAAATCGCGTTTTTAAACGGTGCTGTGGTCACTTTGGCAGAGCAGTTAAAGCTGGATGCGCCGGTCAACAGACTACTGGTGCAACTGGTTAAACGTAAAGAGCAGGGCGAACCTATCCGGCTTTGCCCCTTGCATGTCAAACAACTGCTGCAAGAGGCCAGTGGCAGTCAAAGGCCTTGA